The following proteins come from a genomic window of Denitromonas sp.:
- the icmF gene encoding fused isobutyryl-CoA mutase/GTPase IcmF has translation MTDLSVAKKLQPYKPKNKVRFVTAASLFDGHDASINIMRRILQSSGAEVIHLGHNRSVGEIVNAALQEDVQGIAITSYQGGHVEFFKYMIDLLKANGGENIKVFGGGGGVIVPSEIKELHEYGVTRIYSPEDGATIGLQGMINDVVKTSDYDLAPMAPAAKDLLKLLKAGDLRALSRAITALENGAYDAATKKALIDAAAKLTVPALGITGTGGAGKSSLTDELVRRFRLDQEDKLKLAVISIDPSRKRTGGALLGDRIRMNAIEHENIYMRSLATRDTGAEVSAALPEVIAACKLAGFDLVVVETSGIGQGDAAIVPFVDKSLYVMTPEFGAASQLEKIDMLDFADFVAINKFDRKGAEDALRDVRKQYQRNREAFSTPTEQMPVFGTMAARFNDDGVTALYQAILPSLIEAGLKTKPGKLPVVSVRASSKGRAIVPAERIRYLAEIAETVRDYHKHTGQQVRVARERQSLRTAKALFEQCGKPATHFDELINWKDGELTPAARKLLEQWPTEKALYAKDEYVVKIRDKEIRTQLTRQSLSGTKIRKVSLPNFEDDGETLRFLMKENVPGAFPYTAGVFAFKREGEDPTRMFAGEGDAFRTNRRFKRVSEGMPAHRLSTAFDSVTLYGCDPDPRPDIYGKIGNSGVSIATLDDMKVLYDGFDLCAPTTSVSMTINGPAPFILAFYFNTALDQQIAKFKADNGREPTEDEHAKIKAWTLSTVRGTVQADILKEDQGQNTCIFSTEFALKMMGDIQEYFVHHKVQNFYSVSISGYHIAEAGANPISQLAFTLSNGFTYVESYLARGMHIDDFAPNLSFFFSNGMDPEYTVIGRVARRIWAVAMKNKYGANERSQKLKYHIQTSGRSLHAQEMDFNDIRTTLQALIAIYDNCNSLHTNAYDEAITTPTEESVRRAMAIQLIINREWGLANNENPNQGAFIIDELTDLVEEAVLREFEAISERGGVLGAMETGYQRGKIQEESLYYEHKKHDGSYPIIGVNTFLNPKGSAQQEIELARSTEEEKQSQLKRLADFQARNKGESDKWLAKLRQTVIENGNVFEVLVDAVRYCSLGQITTTLYEVGGQYRRSM, from the coding sequence ATGACCGATCTGAGCGTCGCCAAGAAGCTGCAACCCTACAAGCCGAAAAACAAGGTGCGCTTCGTCACTGCCGCGTCCCTGTTCGATGGCCACGACGCCTCGATCAACATCATGCGGCGGATTCTGCAATCTTCGGGCGCCGAAGTCATCCACCTGGGCCACAACCGCTCGGTGGGCGAGATCGTCAATGCCGCGCTGCAGGAAGACGTGCAGGGCATCGCCATCACCAGCTACCAGGGTGGCCATGTCGAGTTCTTCAAATACATGATCGACCTGCTCAAGGCCAACGGCGGCGAGAACATCAAGGTCTTTGGCGGCGGCGGCGGCGTGATCGTGCCGAGCGAGATCAAGGAGCTGCACGAATACGGCGTGACCCGCATCTACTCGCCCGAAGACGGCGCCACGATCGGCCTGCAGGGCATGATCAACGATGTGGTCAAGACCTCGGACTACGACCTGGCGCCGATGGCGCCGGCCGCCAAGGATCTGCTCAAGCTGCTCAAGGCCGGCGACCTGCGCGCCCTCTCGCGCGCCATCACCGCGCTGGAAAACGGCGCCTACGATGCCGCCACCAAGAAGGCGCTGATCGACGCCGCGGCCAAGCTGACCGTGCCGGCGCTGGGCATCACCGGTACCGGCGGCGCGGGCAAGAGCTCGCTCACCGACGAGCTGGTGCGCCGTTTCCGGCTGGATCAGGAAGACAAGCTGAAGCTGGCGGTGATCTCCATCGACCCCTCGCGCAAGCGCACCGGCGGTGCGCTGCTGGGCGACCGCATCCGCATGAACGCCATCGAGCACGAGAACATCTACATGCGCTCGCTGGCCACCCGCGACACCGGCGCCGAGGTGTCTGCCGCGCTGCCCGAAGTCATCGCCGCCTGCAAGCTGGCCGGCTTTGATCTGGTGGTGGTCGAGACCTCCGGCATCGGCCAGGGCGACGCGGCCATCGTGCCGTTTGTGGACAAGTCGCTGTATGTGATGACCCCCGAATTCGGCGCCGCCAGCCAGCTGGAGAAGATCGACATGCTCGACTTCGCCGACTTCGTGGCCATCAACAAGTTCGACCGCAAGGGCGCCGAGGACGCGCTGCGCGATGTGCGCAAGCAATACCAGCGCAACCGCGAAGCCTTCAGCACGCCGACCGAGCAGATGCCGGTGTTCGGCACCATGGCCGCGCGCTTCAACGACGACGGCGTGACCGCGCTGTACCAGGCGATTCTGCCGAGCCTGATCGAGGCCGGCCTCAAGACCAAGCCGGGCAAGCTGCCGGTGGTGAGTGTGCGGGCCTCCTCCAAGGGCCGCGCCATCGTGCCGGCCGAGCGCATCCGCTACCTGGCCGAGATCGCCGAGACCGTGCGCGACTACCACAAGCACACCGGCCAGCAAGTGCGCGTGGCGCGCGAGCGCCAGTCGCTGCGCACCGCCAAGGCCTTGTTCGAACAGTGCGGCAAGCCCGCCACCCACTTTGACGAGCTGATCAACTGGAAGGACGGCGAGCTCACCCCGGCGGCGCGCAAGCTGCTCGAACAGTGGCCGACCGAGAAGGCGCTGTACGCCAAAGACGAATACGTGGTGAAGATCCGCGACAAGGAGATCCGCACCCAGCTCACCCGCCAGTCGCTCTCCGGCACCAAGATCCGCAAGGTGTCGCTGCCCAATTTCGAGGACGACGGCGAGACCCTGCGCTTCCTGATGAAGGAAAACGTGCCCGGCGCCTTCCCCTACACCGCCGGCGTGTTCGCCTTCAAGCGCGAGGGCGAGGACCCGACGCGCATGTTTGCCGGCGAGGGCGATGCCTTCCGCACCAACCGCCGCTTCAAGCGCGTCTCCGAAGGCATGCCGGCGCACCGTCTGTCGACCGCCTTCGACTCGGTCACGCTGTATGGCTGCGACCCCGATCCGCGTCCGGACATCTACGGCAAGATCGGTAACTCGGGCGTCTCCATCGCCACGCTCGACGACATGAAGGTGCTCTACGACGGCTTTGACCTGTGCGCGCCGACCACCTCGGTGTCGATGACCATCAACGGCCCGGCGCCCTTCATCCTGGCCTTCTACTTCAATACCGCGCTCGACCAGCAGATCGCCAAGTTCAAGGCCGACAACGGCCGTGAGCCGACCGAAGACGAGCACGCCAAGATCAAGGCCTGGACGCTGTCGACCGTGCGCGGCACGGTGCAGGCCGACATCCTGAAAGAAGACCAGGGCCAGAACACCTGCATCTTCTCGACCGAGTTCGCGCTCAAGATGATGGGCGACATCCAGGAGTACTTTGTGCACCACAAGGTGCAGAACTTCTACTCGGTGTCGATCTCCGGCTATCACATCGCCGAAGCCGGCGCGAACCCGATCAGCCAGCTCGCCTTCACGCTGTCGAATGGCTTTACCTACGTGGAAAGCTACCTCGCGCGCGGCATGCACATTGATGATTTCGCGCCCAACCTGAGCTTCTTCTTCAGCAACGGCATGGACCCGGAATACACCGTGATCGGCCGCGTGGCGCGCCGCATCTGGGCGGTGGCGATGAAGAACAAGTACGGCGCCAACGAGCGCAGCCAGAAGCTCAAGTACCACATCCAGACCTCCGGCCGTTCGCTGCACGCGCAGGAGATGGACTTCAACGACATCCGCACCACGCTGCAGGCGCTGATCGCCATCTACGACAACTGCAACTCGCTGCACACCAACGCCTACGACGAGGCGATCACCACGCCCACCGAGGAATCCGTGCGCCGCGCCATGGCCATCCAGCTCATCATCAACCGCGAGTGGGGCCTGGCCAACAACGAGAACCCCAACCAGGGCGCCTTCATCATCGACGAGCTCACCGATCTGGTCGAAGAAGCGGTGCTGCGCGAGTTCGAGGCCATCAGCGAGCGCGGTGGCGTGCTCGGCGCCATGGAAACCGGCTACCAGCGCGGCAAGATCCAGGAAGAGTCGCTCTACTACGAGCACAAGAAGCACGACGGCTCCTACCCGATCATCGGCGTCAACACCTTCCTCAATCCCAAGGGCTCGGCCCAGCAGGAAATCGAGCTCGCTCGCTCCACCGAGGAAGAAAAGCAGAGCCAGCTCAAGCGCCTGGCCGACTTCCAGGCCCGCAACAAGGGCGAGTCCGACAAGTGGCTGGCCAAGCTGCGCCAGACCGTGATCGAGAACGGCAACGTCTTCGAGGTGCTGGTCGATGCCGTGCGCTACTGCTCGCTCGGCCAGATCACCACCACGCTGTACGAGGTCGGTGGCCAGTACCGGCGCAGCATGTAA
- the nosP gene encoding nitric oxide-sensing protein NosP translates to MSRQPTIRLGHSRALDARQAVQEFHAAVAQADAALVVFFCSSLYDLDALADEMAQRFAGLTVIGCTTAGEIGPAGYCRHSLSGASFSADSCTAVVGRIDALQQFETAHGQAFATDLLAQLRARRPVASAANSFGMLLIDGLSIREEPVAHAIQSALGRLAVVGGSAGDDLKFERTWVYHDGAFHSDCAALALLSTDLPFMSFKTQHFVTEDERLVVTDADASRRTVREINGLPAAEEYARLIGVAPTALGPDEFAAHPIVVLIDGTDYVRSIQKVNADGSLTFYCAIEEGLVLRVARGQDIVADLDTTLARIRELIGPPEFIFSCDCILRHLEMDARAQRDAVAERLARNNTVGFSTYGEQYGGVHINQTLTGIAIGRSLEVEDG, encoded by the coding sequence ATGTCCCGGCAGCCCACCATCCGACTCGGTCACTCGCGCGCGCTCGATGCCCGCCAGGCGGTCCAGGAATTCCATGCCGCGGTGGCGCAGGCCGACGCTGCGCTGGTGGTGTTCTTCTGTTCGAGCCTGTACGACCTCGACGCCCTCGCCGACGAGATGGCGCAGCGGTTTGCCGGCCTCACCGTGATCGGCTGCACCACCGCTGGCGAGATCGGTCCGGCCGGCTATTGCCGGCACAGCCTGTCGGGGGCGAGCTTTTCCGCCGACAGCTGTACTGCGGTGGTTGGCCGCATCGACGCGCTGCAGCAGTTCGAGACCGCGCACGGGCAGGCGTTTGCCACCGATCTGCTGGCGCAGCTCAGGGCGCGGCGGCCGGTGGCGTCGGCCGCCAACAGCTTCGGCATGCTGCTGATCGACGGGCTGTCGATTCGTGAAGAGCCGGTGGCGCATGCGATTCAGTCGGCGCTCGGGCGTCTTGCAGTGGTCGGTGGGTCGGCCGGCGACGATCTCAAGTTCGAGCGCACCTGGGTCTATCACGACGGTGCCTTTCACTCCGACTGCGCCGCGCTGGCGCTGCTCAGCACCGACCTGCCGTTCATGAGCTTCAAGACCCAGCACTTCGTTACCGAGGACGAGCGCCTGGTGGTCACCGATGCCGACGCCAGCCGGCGCACCGTCCGTGAGATCAACGGCTTGCCCGCGGCCGAGGAATACGCCCGGTTGATCGGCGTCGCACCGACGGCGCTTGGCCCCGACGAATTTGCCGCGCACCCGATCGTGGTGCTGATCGACGGGACCGACTACGTCCGTTCGATCCAGAAGGTCAATGCCGACGGCAGCCTCACCTTCTACTGCGCCATCGAGGAAGGACTGGTGCTGCGTGTGGCGCGGGGCCAGGACATCGTGGCCGATCTGGACACCACGCTGGCGCGCATCCGTGAGCTGATCGGCCCGCCCGAGTTCATCTTCAGTTGCGACTGCATTCTGCGTCACCTCGAGATGGACGCCCGCGCCCAGCGCGACGCTGTGGCCGAACGGCTCGCGCGCAACAACACCGTCGGCTTCAGCACCTATGGCGAACAATATGGCGGCGTGCACATCAACCAGACGCTGACCGGCATCGCCATCGGTCGCTCGCTGGAGGTCGAGGATGGCTGA
- a CDS encoding MFS transporter: MLNPYLTVTTIIAGVVLLQAASGLLLVLLPLRMSAEQFSVQMIGWVAAAHGAGFLLGCAVIGRFIAAVGHVRAFAALAATLAVVALAFAAFRAPEAWIGLRLVGGACFAGLFTVAESWIADRTPPSLRGRVLGFYTVCSKAALVVAPLFLGAMALDGAWAFMLVSALCSLSLLPVTTTRSASPGVSAFSTLGVRELYRLAPVGLVGCLTVGLINAPVLSLASVYGEGIGLDLGHIVWLFPVLQLGSLVLQWPLGRWSDRGDRRRMIAALNGIVAVVAVLLWGLGTPSVLVLMPLLFLLGGAALSIYAICVAHAGDHAQPAQMVPLVSSLLMVWGVGAVIGPALAAAVMQWLGAEGLFLYVAAVAAPFAVFVRWRITRRAAVPDDAHVHFVNLPATSPVAAELGAAEALAERKD, translated from the coding sequence ATGCTCAATCCCTACCTCACCGTCACCACGATCATTGCCGGCGTGGTCCTGCTGCAGGCGGCCAGCGGCTTGCTGCTGGTCTTGCTGCCGCTGCGCATGTCGGCCGAGCAGTTCTCGGTGCAGATGATCGGCTGGGTGGCGGCGGCGCATGGCGCGGGTTTCCTGCTCGGCTGCGCCGTCATTGGCCGTTTCATCGCAGCGGTGGGGCATGTGCGGGCCTTTGCCGCGCTGGCGGCGACGCTGGCGGTGGTGGCGCTGGCCTTTGCCGCGTTTCGTGCGCCGGAAGCCTGGATCGGCCTGCGCCTGGTCGGCGGGGCGTGTTTCGCCGGCTTGTTCACGGTGGCCGAGAGCTGGATTGCCGACCGCACCCCTCCGTCCCTGCGAGGGCGGGTGCTTGGCTTTTATACCGTGTGCTCCAAGGCCGCGCTGGTGGTCGCGCCGCTGTTCCTCGGCGCCATGGCCCTGGACGGGGCGTGGGCGTTCATGCTGGTCAGCGCCCTGTGCTCGCTGTCGCTGCTGCCGGTGACCACGACCCGCAGCGCCAGCCCGGGCGTGTCGGCCTTCAGCACCCTGGGCGTGCGCGAACTGTACCGGCTGGCGCCAGTCGGTCTGGTGGGGTGTTTGACGGTGGGCCTGATCAATGCGCCGGTGCTGTCGCTGGCCTCGGTCTATGGCGAGGGGATCGGGCTCGACCTGGGGCATATCGTGTGGCTGTTTCCGGTACTGCAGCTGGGCAGTCTGGTGCTGCAGTGGCCGCTGGGCCGGTGGTCGGATCGCGGCGACCGGCGCCGGATGATCGCTGCCTTGAACGGCATCGTGGCGGTCGTCGCCGTGCTGCTATGGGGGCTCGGTACGCCGTCGGTCCTGGTCCTCATGCCGCTGCTGTTCCTGCTCGGCGGGGCCGCGCTCTCCATCTACGCCATCTGTGTCGCGCACGCGGGCGACCATGCACAACCGGCGCAGATGGTCCCGCTGGTCAGCAGCCTGCTGATGGTGTGGGGAGTGGGCGCGGTGATCGGGCCGGCGCTGGCGGCGGCGGTGATGCAGTGGCTGGGCGCCGAAGGCCTGTTCCTTTACGTGGCCGCGGTGGCGGCGCCGTTTGCCGTCTTTGTGCGCTGGCGCATCACCCGGCGGGCGGCCGTGCCCGACGACGCGCATGTGCACTTCGTCAATCTGCCGGCCACCTCGCCGGTGGCGGCCGAACTCGGGGCGGCCGAGGCGCTCGCCGAAAGGAAGGACTAA
- a CDS encoding helix-turn-helix transcriptional regulator, producing the protein MNRRSPRHAIPVGNTDPFAPTPARPVRTRARTLGNDVQVEPHHHPWGQLAYCARGLLQVTVAAPADGTTRDRVCSLTAIIPPSRAMWVPPGASHAVTILEDAQLYTLYFDPAVIPPHWQRPRVLVVSALMRELVLTLALDTHADSAERQRALDTLLLAEMTDAATQALAVPMPDPRHGDRRLRALCEAMMRSPAHHTTLAEWAGHSGASERTLARLFREELGTSFRQWRQLVVLSHALPLLARGTPVSEVAAASGYASESAFTAMFKAAMGQPPTRLRAAARTAP; encoded by the coding sequence ATGAATCGCCGCAGCCCCCGCCATGCCATTCCGGTGGGCAACACCGATCCTTTCGCACCGACCCCCGCGCGGCCGGTGCGCACTCGCGCCCGCACTTTGGGTAACGATGTACAGGTCGAGCCGCATCACCACCCGTGGGGGCAACTGGCCTATTGCGCCCGCGGTCTGCTGCAGGTGACCGTCGCCGCGCCGGCCGACGGCACGACGCGCGACCGGGTCTGCAGCCTGACCGCCATCATCCCGCCCTCGCGCGCCATGTGGGTTCCGCCGGGCGCCTCACATGCGGTGACGATCCTCGAGGACGCACAGCTGTACACCCTGTATTTCGACCCGGCCGTCATCCCGCCGCACTGGCAACGCCCCCGCGTGCTGGTGGTGTCCGCCCTGATGCGCGAGCTGGTACTGACGCTGGCGCTGGACACCCATGCCGACTCGGCCGAACGCCAGCGGGCGCTCGACACCCTGTTGCTGGCCGAGATGACCGACGCTGCCACACAGGCGCTGGCCGTGCCGATGCCCGACCCACGCCACGGCGACCGCCGGCTGCGTGCCCTGTGCGAGGCGATGATGCGCTCACCAGCGCATCACACCACGCTGGCCGAGTGGGCCGGCCACAGCGGCGCCAGCGAGCGCACGCTGGCGCGCCTGTTCCGCGAGGAGCTGGGCACCAGCTTCCGCCAGTGGCGCCAGCTGGTGGTGCTGTCCCACGCCCTGCCGCTGCTCGCGCGCGGCACGCCGGTCAGCGAAGTGGCGGCGGCCAGCGGCTACGCCAGCGAGAGCGCCTTCACGGCCATGTTCAAGGCCGCCATGGGCCAACCGCCGACACGCCTGCGCGCCGCCGCCCGCACAGCGCCCTGA
- a CDS encoding diguanylate cyclase → MVFGGLALVMGLGLAVYVNHFAAARLDDARAEVIRGITRSIAGALAANLGEREREVALLSQSSFLIDGPLDGAAVRTALDRLKQTHRQYAWVGVADADGRVRAAADGVLEGVDVSARPWFAGGMAAVYQGDVHTAVLLAKLLKADDPDEPLRFVDFAAPIHDRQGQLKGVLATHAHWSWVTDTIRQSLPRTAVRDGIDVFVVDRHGGVLYPYDKIGSTRLPAGLLSETEALTIQWADEGAFLTSVRRVRSDSVSDLGWRVIVRQPIARAQAPVRALQREVLLISAVAAVCLMGLAYRVAVGVSRPVERLATAFRRIAAGDERASIVYRGSVREVRELADALRSVTDTLIARKHELEQSNATLEHTVAERTAQLRLANEQLSALARRDALTGLGNRLSATEHLRTEYLRMKRSGRAYAVLMADVDHFKRVNDRFGHEAGDQTLRRVAQALQSAVRATDVVARYGGEEFVVVLPATEHAGAVAVAEKIRQAVAALVVPVVGQVSLSVGLAVARPAAEDELEVVARADDALYRAKAGGRDRVVA, encoded by the coding sequence GTGGTGTTTGGTGGCCTGGCCCTGGTCATGGGCCTGGGGCTGGCCGTGTACGTCAACCACTTCGCCGCCGCCCGGCTGGACGATGCGCGCGCCGAGGTGATCCGCGGCATCACCCGTTCGATCGCCGGCGCGCTGGCTGCCAACCTGGGTGAGCGCGAGCGGGAGGTGGCGCTGCTCAGTCAGTCGTCCTTCCTGATCGACGGACCGCTCGATGGCGCCGCCGTGCGCACCGCCCTCGACCGACTCAAACAGACCCATCGCCAGTACGCCTGGGTTGGCGTGGCCGATGCCGACGGCAGGGTGCGGGCTGCGGCCGATGGCGTGCTCGAGGGCGTGGACGTCAGCGCGCGGCCGTGGTTCGCCGGGGGTATGGCGGCGGTCTACCAGGGCGATGTCCACACCGCGGTGCTGCTGGCCAAGCTGCTCAAGGCTGACGATCCGGACGAGCCGCTGCGCTTCGTGGATTTTGCCGCGCCGATCCACGACCGGCAGGGGCAACTCAAGGGCGTCCTCGCCACCCACGCCCACTGGTCCTGGGTGACTGACACCATCCGGCAGTCCCTGCCGCGCACGGCCGTGCGCGATGGCATCGACGTGTTCGTGGTCGACCGCCATGGCGGCGTGCTCTACCCCTATGACAAGATCGGCAGCACACGGCTGCCCGCCGGCCTGCTGTCCGAGACCGAGGCGCTGACGATCCAGTGGGCGGACGAGGGCGCGTTCCTGACCAGCGTCCGGCGGGTGCGGAGCGATTCGGTGTCCGACCTGGGGTGGCGGGTCATCGTCCGCCAGCCGATCGCGCGCGCACAGGCGCCGGTGCGTGCCTTGCAGCGCGAGGTGTTGCTGATCAGCGCGGTTGCGGCGGTGTGCTTGATGGGGCTGGCGTATCGTGTCGCGGTCGGGGTGAGCCGTCCGGTCGAGCGCCTGGCGACGGCGTTCCGGCGCATTGCGGCCGGTGACGAGCGCGCGTCAATTGTCTATCGCGGTTCAGTGCGTGAGGTCCGCGAGCTGGCCGATGCGCTGCGCAGCGTGACCGACACCCTGATCGCCCGAAAGCACGAGCTGGAACAGAGCAATGCGACGCTGGAGCACACCGTTGCCGAGCGCACGGCGCAACTGCGACTGGCCAACGAGCAGCTCTCGGCGCTGGCGCGACGCGACGCCCTGACCGGCCTCGGCAATCGCCTCTCGGCCACGGAACACCTGCGCACCGAATACTTGCGCATGAAGCGCTCGGGGCGCGCGTATGCGGTGCTGATGGCCGATGTCGATCACTTCAAGCGGGTGAATGACCGGTTTGGCCATGAGGCGGGCGACCAGACGCTGCGGCGGGTGGCTCAAGCCCTGCAGTCGGCGGTTCGCGCCACCGATGTGGTGGCGCGCTACGGCGGCGAGGAGTTTGTCGTGGTGCTGCCGGCGACCGAGCACGCCGGGGCGGTCGCCGTGGCCGAGAAGATCCGGCAGGCGGTGGCCGCGCTGGTGGTGCCGGTCGTCGGGCAGGTGAGTCTGAGCGTTGGTCTGGCGGTTGCCCGGCCGGCGGCCGAGGACGAGCTCGAGGTGGTCGCCCGGGCAGACGATGCCCTCTACCGCGCCAAGGCGGGCGGGCGCGACCGCGTCGTTGCCTGA
- a CDS encoding histidine kinase, translating into MADNASATDERSLQDEIVRQQKIIRALMNRIEREADARRSDFAQFQSTVMLEHQVCERTAELEAALLENKKINQNLAAARARMAEEIDERRRAQEALEREQAAQRELIEKLESAQNQLLQSEKLASIGQLAAGVAHEINNPIGFVYSNLLTLKTYAADLLRLIDAYERAAPPAEAPDIAAVRQAIDIDYLREDIGTLIDESIDGAARVRRIVQDMRDFSRMGDDGWQLADLHRGLESTLNVVWNEIKYKAQIVKALGSLPEVECLPFQINQVFMNLLVNAAQAIDGQGTVTLSSGVEDDWVWIAIADTGPGIAPAHLSKIFDPFFTTKPVGQGTGLGLSVSYGIVNRHGGRIEVDSPPGGGTTFRVWLPVRQRAASADGRVSAAAAQG; encoded by the coding sequence ATGGCTGACAATGCCAGCGCCACCGACGAGCGCAGCCTGCAGGACGAAATCGTCCGTCAGCAGAAGATCATTCGCGCGCTGATGAACCGCATCGAGCGCGAGGCCGACGCGCGGCGCTCCGATTTTGCCCAGTTCCAGTCCACCGTGATGCTCGAGCACCAGGTGTGCGAACGCACCGCCGAGCTTGAAGCGGCGCTGCTCGAAAACAAGAAGATCAACCAGAACCTCGCGGCCGCCCGCGCGCGCATGGCCGAGGAGATCGATGAACGTCGCCGCGCGCAGGAAGCGCTCGAGCGAGAGCAGGCCGCCCAGCGCGAGCTCATCGAGAAACTGGAGAGCGCCCAGAACCAGTTGCTGCAGTCCGAGAAACTGGCCTCCATCGGCCAGCTCGCTGCCGGGGTGGCGCACGAGATCAACAACCCCATCGGTTTCGTGTATTCCAACCTGTTGACGCTCAAGACCTATGCCGCCGACCTGCTGCGCCTGATCGATGCCTACGAGCGGGCCGCGCCGCCGGCCGAGGCGCCGGACATCGCCGCCGTCCGCCAGGCCATCGACATCGACTACCTGCGCGAAGACATCGGCACCTTGATCGACGAATCGATCGACGGCGCCGCCCGCGTACGCCGCATCGTGCAGGACATGCGCGACTTCTCGCGCATGGGCGATGACGGCTGGCAACTGGCCGATCTGCACCGCGGGCTGGAGAGCACGCTCAACGTGGTGTGGAACGAGATCAAGTACAAGGCGCAGATCGTCAAGGCGCTCGGCAGCTTGCCCGAGGTCGAGTGCCTGCCGTTCCAGATCAACCAGGTATTCATGAACCTGCTGGTGAACGCCGCCCAGGCGATCGACGGACAGGGCACCGTGACGCTGTCGTCCGGCGTCGAAGACGACTGGGTGTGGATTGCCATTGCCGACACCGGACCCGGTATTGCGCCGGCGCACCTGTCGAAGATCTTCGACCCGTTCTTCACCACCAAACCGGTTGGTCAGGGCACCGGTCTCGGTCTGTCGGTCTCCTACGGCATCGTCAATCGCCACGGCGGCCGCATCGAGGTCGACAGCCCGCCCGGCGGCGGCACCACCTTTCGCGTCTGGCTGCCCGTGCGCCAGCGCGCCGCATCCGCTGACGGCCGGGTGTCGGCGGCCGCTGCGCAGGGCTGA
- a CDS encoding MFS transporter, which yields MTTTTLDAAPPTPSLRQDASVIGLVGLAHGISHFSHLLLAPLFPVFIREFGLSFSDVGLLMSLFFVVSGAGQALAGFVVDRFGARPVLFAAISLFLLAALVASQATGYGGLMVVAALAGLGNAPFHPADFTILNQRVSTARLGHAFSAHGLTGNLGWALAPAFLVGISALADWRTAYLCAALLYASVLAVLVWQRDKLRTDVVVRHPDAPRGSDLDFLKLPVVWWCFAFFLLSTMTLAVVQSFAPSILKALYGVSVEAATLTLSAYMLSGALGMLVGGFVAGQARHCDRVVALAMSGGAVLLLVCATGWLGGTGTMVALAATGFAVGIGGPSRDMMIKRATPKGATGRVYGTVYSGLDVGFAISPMVFGVFMDQGWYAATLAGAAVVLMVSVVAALGVGRRTA from the coding sequence ATGACAACCACAACGCTCGATGCCGCCCCCCCGACCCCCTCGCTCAGGCAGGACGCCAGTGTCATCGGCCTGGTGGGCCTGGCGCACGGGATTTCGCATTTCTCGCACCTGCTGCTGGCGCCTTTGTTTCCGGTTTTCATCCGCGAGTTCGGCCTGAGCTTCTCGGATGTCGGCCTGTTGATGAGTCTGTTCTTCGTGGTCTCGGGTGCCGGCCAGGCGCTGGCGGGTTTCGTGGTGGACCGCTTCGGCGCGCGGCCGGTGCTGTTTGCAGCGATCTCGCTGTTCCTGCTGGCGGCGCTGGTGGCCAGCCAGGCGACGGGCTATGGCGGCCTGATGGTGGTGGCCGCGCTCGCCGGACTGGGCAACGCGCCCTTCCACCCGGCCGATTTCACCATCCTCAACCAGCGGGTGTCGACGGCCCGGCTCGGCCACGCCTTCAGCGCCCACGGGCTGACCGGCAACCTCGGCTGGGCGCTGGCGCCGGCCTTCCTGGTCGGCATTTCGGCGCTCGCCGACTGGCGGACCGCCTATCTGTGCGCGGCGCTGCTGTATGCGTCGGTGCTCGCCGTGCTGGTGTGGCAGCGGGACAAGCTGCGCACCGACGTCGTGGTGCGGCATCCCGACGCGCCCCGGGGCTCGGACCTGGATTTTCTCAAGCTGCCGGTGGTGTGGTGGTGCTTTGCCTTCTTCCTGCTATCGACCATGACGCTGGCGGTGGTGCAGAGCTTCGCGCCGTCGATCCTCAAGGCGCTGTATGGCGTCAGTGTCGAGGCGGCCACGCTGACCCTCAGCGCCTACATGCTCAGTGGTGCGCTGGGCATGCTGGTGGGCGGCTTCGTGGCCGGCCAGGCGCGCCACTGTGACCGGGTGGTGGCGCTGGCGATGAGCGGCGGTGCCGTGCTGCTGCTGGTGTGTGCCACCGGCTGGCTCGGTGGCACGGGCACCATGGTGGCGTTGGCGGCGACCGGTTTTGCGGTCGGCATCGGCGGGCCCAGCCGCGACATGATGATCAAGCGCGCCACGCCCAAGGGCGCCACCGGCCGGGTCTACGGCACGGTCTACTCCGGGCTCGACGTCGGCTTTGCGATCTCGCCGATGGTGTTCGGCGTGTTCATGGACCAGGGCTGGTATGCCGCGACTCTGGCCGGTGCGGCGGTGGTGCTGATGGTGTCGGTGGTGGCGGCGCTCGGGGTGGGGCGGCGAACGGCGTGA
- a CDS encoding ribonucleotide reductase subunit alpha, producing MELTHFNDFLTVAAQQAEPQRLLFVFATAALPAEHTEEEARRFAEGQGGTLAPVMYVDKAQHEVPDFDSLVEESKHTGRDWQIVFVGALDGHRGQVISSEAAQQPLELMVKHIENGQIERFLAFDKAGQPVRFV from the coding sequence ATGGAACTGACGCACTTCAACGACTTCCTGACCGTCGCCGCCCAGCAGGCCGAGCCGCAGCGCCTGCTGTTCGTTTTCGCCACGGCCGCCCTGCCCGCCGAGCACACCGAGGAAGAGGCACGGCGCTTTGCCGAGGGCCAGGGCGGCACGCTGGCGCCGGTGATGTACGTGGACAAGGCGCAGCACGAGGTGCCCGACTTCGACAGCCTGGTCGAAGAGTCGAAGCACACCGGGCGCGACTGGCAGATCGTGTTCGTCGGCGCGCTCGACGGCCACCGCGGCCAGGTCATCAGCAGCGAGGCGGCGCAGCAGCCGCTGGAGCTGATGGTCAAGCACATCGAGAACGGCCAGATCGAACGCTTCCTGGCCTTCGACAAGGCCGGCCAGCCGGTGCGCTTCGTCTGA